The stretch of DNA CTCCACAAAAATACTTGGAAAATGTGTTGATCGTGGTCATATTTCTTATACAATTGATGCATACATACGGGAGGTATTAGATTCAATATTAGATATatagatttttttgtttgttttctctcatTGTATCGTCAATGGTAaacatggacggattatgaactttcagcccctcggcccagatgtattaatggggcccccactaattgtcgcctatgtgggagggggggtttgggggtcctccacCAGAAAATTTGTAATTTGTTTGATCCTGTATTCCAGGGacgtgcagagacctttgaaggggcaggggctcaaatttttttttttttaaaagggcacatggaacaaaattttcagaaaacgtgttcagagatcataggctataaggctacatcttattgattaaattcaaagctaatttgATTGCCTAGAAAtttagacgcaccctagcggcagcaaatatgttattgcctagtctggcttgtcaggctataattttaatgtttatcacagtgaactaccaccattcGCAAGctgtcttgcagattcacgtgctgtgcgtgtggccactgagtgacgtaatgtagcctactgtaaacagagaacgacgtgtggagttgggttagttaaacaactacagtagcctatgtcgttggcttatgacgatttagaaaaggtttgcctacCCTGTTTtaactaggtctactaacctaagctactataacatagtaacctaaacagaatatgttatgaacgttaagccttagattttcgaagctgccaggttattgaaatggatggaccatgacatggttaaaacgggtttgatagcctactttattaaacatgaaacaactttaaacattttattctctatctttaagctgaatactattgcatgttcagataggctaactgccaagtgaccttaccgtgctcccaaacgtctcctgcagcactgtgcctgcgtgcaccttctgagagttcactgaatgtatgacgtcacggattggtggccgcaaggcatttcgattaacacagaaaattgttatttttgtaaatttctaatttcacaaactattaatgagacattttagcgaatattcacgttggaactagcggaagtattacacattttaaaaagtaaaaaacgggtcttgtcaaaagggcacttggacatcaaaggggcaaaagggcaggtgctagagcccctgtagcccaccttctctgcacgtgcctgctgtattctggtgcattttggggatggccaatactttaattcaatcagattcatagcctacatcctgatttgatattgaggcagtgattccatgcaaaggcttgggcttcagggccccctgaccccttagGCCCCTGGAGTAATCCATACCTGATGGTAAAGATCACCACTTTGTGTTAGCATCTTGCTAGGCTGCCTAACTCATGGGGGGTCATCTATCTGTTCCCCGCTcggtcccatacaaagcagggaacataggacccggggaacaggTACGCTCCGAATTCATGGTAGCCTAAGTGACAACAGTGAGCTGAACTTGTCTTTGTTTAGCTACCTGGAACTCTTTTACgaaactgtgtgtgttgatttagTTATCAGGTAAAGTTTTCTGCCTTCGTGTTTTTGTACTGTGTTCTGTATAATACTCACCATTACCTGTCTGGAGTAGCCAGTTTCATGCTACCTGGAGCTCTTTTACGAACCGGAGACACTGTTGATTCCGCAACGTTACCAGAATGAACGGCTGGGAGACGGAAGACAAGTGGTGGCCATGTATTATCATTACACAacgaaagagagaaaacactaAGCTACATCTAGTTTTCAATGTTTCCTGCATGAACAAACAGATTCCTAATAGAGAGTGGCTCGGAGGCCCACAAAACCCATAGACAGAGTGCCAATCTTTCTGGGGTGAGGCAGGCCAAACAACCAAACTATCACCACTTACATCTTTATGACTATGataaatcaaaacaaacaaaaaatgaggAAAGGGAATGTTTTTAGAGTAAAATCTTTAGGGGAACTGTGCAACACCCCACAGTAGAGATTGAACAGGGGGTCTGCCAAAATATTGATCAAGTGTTTTTTTCCATCAAGAAAGGACAAAAAACAGGGTTAACTGATTATTGCTTCAAGCAAATTACTTCATCAAAGTCCAGATGGGGAAACACCAACTGATGAGGCACATACATTAATTAGTAAAACatgttttattgtctgaagtatttgtcgtgtttttttttaagtatttgtgtgtgtgtgcgtagtctGAGACCTTTAAGTCCtggtgtgtatctgtctgtgtgtgtgtgtacatgcgtgcatGCTCGCTTGCTCATTAGTCCACAGCGAGTAGCCTAACAACTTCTAGGGCTCTTTGTATTCTTTTCTGGTCGTCTGCGGTCTGTGACGGGTCTCCTTTGTCCTCCTTGATCATGGCCTCAGCTTTCTGAACGGTGACGTCCCGCGCCACTCCACGCAGATTCTCCAGGTACAACAGCATAATGGAGAATGACGcatcagacatctgagggggcaaaggcagagagagagagagagagagagggaacaaaagACAGCTGTGACTGCCACCAGTCTTACAGGAAAACAGTAAAATGTGCAGATGTAGATGGGACTGTTGATGACTGGTTGGTCTTCCTCTCCCTTAAGCCCTGTGGTAAGGCCAGAAGAGCTTATACACCAGTcttcacacagtgtgtgtgtgtgtgtgtgtgtgtttatggtttaCCTTTTCTGGATCGTACATGTGCTGGAGAAGCCACGTCTGTCTGATCTTCTTAAACCTCCACTCAGATCTTTTCTCAGACCAGCTATATCAAATACATTCAAAGGTATGTTAAACATGTCAATTACAATATGAAGACGATATGTTTGTGATTAGAAAAAATTGCATATGAAAACATGAACCTGCAATATATAAATttaactgacagagagagagatagagagaattgTGGTGGGgataagagggagggagaccgtggaagaagggtgtgtgtgtgtgtgtgtgtgtgtgtgtgtgtgtgagagaaagcaaaagagagagggagagttttaCCAGTTCAGATACTCCAGTGCCCTCTCTGCTGCTTTGCTCTGGTCCTCCTTCTTGTCCTCACcgatcccctcttctctcttccgcatcttctcctctttctttagcatcttcttcatcttcctctctgCCACTCTCTTCTCCTGAAAAAAGCAGATCACATTTATTACAACACTTCATAGAAACAGATAGGAATACAAATGGATTTTATTGATACCGCAGTAATTGAGCTCAATTAGCTTAATTGATGTAATTGACAAGCAGCAGCCGCTTGTTCACACAAGGCATAATGTCTACATTGCTGTGCAATATGATCAGTCCACAACCGAAGGCAGCCACATCATTGTAAACAGTGGCACTTGACCTCAGACAGCAGATTTCTTGATCTGTTGTCAGTGAGAACAGTTCTCAGAACCCATCCCCCATTTTCCATCCTTCACAGACCCAAAACATACaccataacatacacacacacacacacacacacacacacacacacacacacacacacaagcacacaaaatcATCAAAGCCATCTTTAGCTTAAACCAGGAATTCTATCAGGCTGGTTCTTTGAGATTTTTCCTCCGTGTGCCCATGGAAAGATAGTGTGCATACTTTAGAGCAACGTCTTTCTTCCGTTTTGCTCGCTTTGGGGCCCATTTCAATCTGCCTCCATTTTGTTTCCAGTAAACATCCAGGCACCACATTGCCTGCAACACGTAGTCACCTCCCTTTCCTCTGTTGATATATTTGtacattagacacacacacagacagaaaagcatgcatgcacgcgcacacacacaggctcagtgCAAAGATAAAAATGACATCTCTCAACACACCAGTGAATTTTACGATCCTTGTTACCGTCAATGCAtccatttgtatttgtatggcCGAGGAAAAACTCATTAACCTATTAATGTTATTTCCGAGTGAAGACAGACCAAGGAGCTGAttcaggacccccccccccccctcacttttTTTAAAATCGCATTTGGCCTTGGCAAGAGGTCTGCATTCTCCCTCTAGTTTGTTCTACACTATATCCTCTACATTGAACCACATATGGAAACCACTGGTCTTCAGACAAAGAGAACCAGTGGGAGAAAAACAGGTGAGAGGGGCAGAAGTAGGGGAGGGAGGTGGAGTCAGTAACGGTGGGTGACGAGCAGATCCTCAGAAGAGCACATGACAGACAGGTACACCAGGAGTGGGTTATCTAGGGATAAAATACAGAGCAACCGAGAGAAATATGAGGGAAAATGGAAGACTATAACGCTTGGATATAAATGGTTGGCTATACCTGCTAGAAGTTGGAGACAGTGAAGGCAATAAGGACACATACATAGGTAAGAACAACACTTGGCTTTTGAGTTCAATGATTGTATGAATGGTTTTGAGTGAGGGTCAGTCTGCTTCAGTCTGCAGGAATGAGAGTGTGTTCTGTCTCTAAATTATCTGAAACTCGTAAGAAAATTTATATTTAGAAGCAAGTCATTCAGATGTGTCTGTGCTTAGAGCATCAACTATCAGTCTTTGTAAAATGTAAAGAGTACCAAGTAACTTCtctgtaaaaaaatataaacaTGGAAAACTTGAGTTTCTGGAGAATGGAAATAAGAGAGACAGGATACTTATTGAAAGTAGCCACTATCTGTCCGTTTTGTCACAACTAGACTAATAGGGCCATTAGTGATAGCGACCAGGTGTGCCACTTACCCTCAGCATGCATTACTACAGTTATTACACAAGCTGTGTGACAAAAGGCTATCGGCTGCTTTTCCATTAATACAAGAAAATATAAATGTAGGACGgacaatatttttttcacaGAGGCTGCATCATTCTTTTTGCTGTATCTGAAACTAAACAATTAACAGCAA from Alosa sapidissima isolate fAloSap1 chromosome 24, fAloSap1.pri, whole genome shotgun sequence encodes:
- the LOC121699596 gene encoding uncharacterized protein C7orf50 homolog yields the protein MVVKANSDASSMKKNKTMKTKGELKLKGPAKQKRKKTDNEETSETEPKTLKKQKVQAEPEEQVENLEEELTPEEKRVAERKMKKMLKKEEKMRKREEGIGEDKKEDQSKAAERALEYLNCWSEKRSEWRFKKIRQTWLLQHMYDPEKMSDASFSIMLLYLENLRGVARDVTVQKAEAMIKEDKGDPSQTADDQKRIQRALEVVRLLAVD